The sequence CCTAACAACCTTTTCCCTCCATCTGGTTTTGGTATCTCTACTCTTCTTACAGGTTGGGGTTTATATGTACCCTTTAATATACTATCTCTTGTGGGTTTCCAGTTTTCCCTTAGGAAAGGACGAAGTTCATCGACCTTCATTCCATCGATTCCATGGCTTCCCTTGTTCTTTTCTACCCGTTTAAGGGCTTCAAGTACGTTTTTCCCAGATAGCATATCTTCTAAAAGCTTATTAGCTGATGCACTGGATGTCTCCTTTGTAGGTGCCATAGGTATGCTCGGCACTCTGCGTATACCTTCAGATTCCATCCTATTATTTACGCTAGAGCCTTCGCATGAAGTTTTCTGCTGTCTTTGCATATCCTTTGAACCTTTCAAATTCTTCATCCTCCTTAATGTTCAATCCTTCCCAAGATATATGCATCTATCTTGGTACTATGACGTCTGCTGACTTCTCAAAGTTCAGCCATACATCACTGCATGGGTTGTTATTTCAAAATTCATCTCCATAACGTGTCCTTGAGACCTCCCCAGGTAAGTACGCTAACCTTCATCCCATATATCTCCCACATTTACTATGTAGGATTCGGGTAGTGTTGGACTTCGTTTTGTGTGGCAAACTCGTCCGTCCTAGATAGCCTTATATGTGGTTCGTGTTCCTCAGACCGGGATTTTGCCTAGGGCTTCCTTCAGATTCCACCTCACGGTGGACACCCTTGCCTTCGGCTAGTGGTTCCCACTACCAAGCCCACAGCGGACTTTCACCGCCAAGTTAACGCACATGCTGGGCGCACACAGAAAAAAGGACAGGACCTAAGTCCCATCCTTAAAAACATGATTTTTTAATGTTTCCCTACCAGCATACTCTCTTAACAGTCTCTTCTTGAATTCATAGCCTACTACTTGTGGCATGAAAGTGCTTTTTGCTTCTAACTCTTCAATGAGTTTCTTAAACTTGTCAGGGTTGTGAGAGGCAATTTTTTCTTTCCTATCATTAGGATCTATATCGTAAACTAACAAATAGTCGTTCTTCTTCATATCTCCATAGCTGTCAACCAAGTCTATCAAACTTGGATCAAAGTTGTTAGGGATAAAAACTTCAAAATCAGCTGAAATTAGAACTTTCTTCTCATGCCAGTATTTAGGATACTCACCATTTAAGTAACACCACCCCTCTGGGGTAAGTCGCATATAGTGACCGTTTTTTGTTCTAGAAAAAGATATGAGACCAATTTTCTCTACCATATCCCTGGAATTAGGGATATCACTGTTTAGAAAAACATCATTACTAATCCAATCTTCAGGGTTTTGCTGCACTTTAGATAATGAAGTTAACATATCAGATACCTTTTTGTTTTTGTACAATATTGATTGATAAAATGTCTCAAGTCTTGTAACTGTTTCCTTTGAAGACCATTCTAGTAATTTAAACTTATCAACTGCTAAGTCCTTATCTTTCCATTGTGCGAATCCCTTGTCTAATAAAAATTTAACTAGTAACTCCAGAAACTCTAAAGTCCTCATGTAGGTATCGATGCTGAGTGCCTCATTATAAAACTTTATCTCTATGGTTTTCTTTTTAGCCTTTCTAACGTATGCTTTCTCCTCTAGTAGTAAATTTATTAATATAATTAAGTTAAGAAAAGGGGTTTGACTCCCTTCAATGTAGTTATAGTCCTTAGTGTGTATTTTGAAGTATAATATTTCCTTGATTAGCTCTTTAATTTCAATAGGTATTTCTTTATCTTTATAAATAAGTCCTGTTTCCCTCAAACCATCTAACTGTTCTTGATTCTCCACCTTGTTAAAATAAACTAATTGGTTCAGTGCTTTTAAACAAGGCTCTGTTAATACTTCCGTTTTCTTTCTTAAAGTTTCTTTACATGTAAGTTTTTCTTTAATCCTCCGCACTAAAAAACCTCTTACACAATCATTAAATATACCAACTTCTAAATTTGTAGCTAACTCTTCAATTTCTGACCTATTTAGCCTATCTAAAAACTCATTTAAGTTCAAGAATCTACCCCTCCTTTTTGTAGATCCGCCAAATCAAAGATACTAAATCTAAACCCATAGTTAATTAAACTTTTACGTCTAAGCCTATAATCACTTTCTTCTACGGTATCAGTTGAAATTATTGAAATAAATTTAGCCACTTCACTACATTTATCTATTTCCATCAACTTTCCTAACCTTAAATACTCTTCATTAGTTGAAGCTTGTCGATAGGACACAGAGATTAATGTATCTATATTAGTAAATTCAAATTGCACCCCTAACAGCGTATAAATTAAACTGTTTATTTCATCTTTGTTAAACTTCTCAACTACTTGTAATCGTGTTGTAAGGTCCGATTCATCACCAATATAATTTATATTATACTCATCACTTATTTTTTTGGCTAAATCTTTATAAAAAGATGCTATTAGGGTCCGTTTATGAGGGTTAATTAAGACATTTAGCGCTTCTTTTTTCATAGCGTTGAACGCCGCTATCTCTCTTAACTTGTAGTTTCCCAAGTTGTTCTTTTCGCTATATAAGTAGAGTTCTTTATCTTTTTCCGACAGAGGAACTTTTACTTCTACGCACTCTATACTTTTTAAATAGCCAAGCGTTCTTAATGTCTGAGGGAGTAATTCATACCACTTTGGCCCTACAACAGCATAAACCATATTTCCTTGATTATCGCTTCTTTCCAATGTTGCTGCTAGAGCAAGCTTATGTTTAGATTCAAAATTGGCAGTTTCAATATACGTTTTAGCAGGCAACCGATGAACATCGTCAAAAATCACCAAGCCCCATTCATAACTATTCAACAGATCGAATGCCTTTCTATCACTAGTTATATATGCGTAATCTGTAATTGTTATAGGGGCTACTTTATGTGGTTCCTTTTTGTATAACTCAATACTATTTTCACTTAAATCCATTTTATCAACTATTTCCTGTTTCCATTTTTCAGAACTAACTTCATTTTCTGTAATAATTAGAGTTGTCATATTAAGACTCTCTACTATCTTTAATCCCACGCAAGTTTTCCCAGACCTAGGAGGCATGATTACTACCCCACCACCGCCAACACTAGCATTGTTATCTAGATAACTTTCTGCTGCTTCTAGTTGGTAATCTCTTAATGTAAACTCTTTACCGCTTCTAGTAGTTCTAAGAAAGTTAATATCTAAGGAGCGTCCAACTTTATTTGTCTCATCAATAGCATATAACTCAATCTTAAACAGCAGTTGTTTTAGTTCTATCTTATCCGACATCTTAAAATATAGAGTATTATGTATTCCTTTGGAAACCAAAAGCTTGCTGATACTTTTGTCACTTAGAATATCCTTTATTATCTTTTCATCCTTGGCAATCAAAGCTAAATAGTTTTCAGACTCACATAATCTCAGTCTCCTGTACTGGTTCATTACATAGTTTATTTTTTCCTCTAAATACAGTCCAAGCTTATTGTGGCTGTAGGATTTCAGAAAAGATATAACCTCTGCAGCTACATATCCTTTAGCAGCAGCTGACCATAATGAAAAAGAAGTTAACTTAAAAGTATAAACCCCCTCAGGCATTTTAATTAGGTCTGTAAATTCGGTTAGCGTCTGCGCCAAGCGCCCATCTGGATCCATACTATTATTCAAAAATATCGTTCCGTCTATATGAACTATCAAAGGCTTACTATACATACATTCTCACTCCCCCATTCAATGCTATATGGTAAAATGTATGCTGATTTTTAGCCTAATAAAGATTGTCCTAATAAATTGACATAAGAAAATAAAGAAATTTCCCTTTTTGTGGATGTTACAAAAACAACACACCTCCCCTTACATCTATGTTCTATTCTACTTCTTTCGACATAGATAAAATTAGGGAGGTGTGTTTAGTTATGAAATGGAGTACCCATAGAGCTGTCGGCGTTGTTACCTACTCAGGATTAGTGACCCATCTATACAAGCCATACTCCTGGGGTTTGAGTGTAATACTATTTACTTCTGCTATTATAGCCTACCTATCTTCAACGCTGCCAGATATCATAGATGGAGGAATTAAGAAAGACCACCGAGGCTATACCCACTCGTTTGTCTGGTCTGTGGTTGTTACTGCAGTAGCTAGTCCTTTTGTATATTCAATTTGCCTATTACTCGGCTCATTAGGAATCTACTATCCAATAACATTACACCTATTTGCCTTCTGGATAGGTTATACGTCCCACTTTCTAGCTGACTTTTTCACTAAGGCTGTTTTCGGATATATTGTTGCTTTTAGGGGAAAATTATAATTAATGATATAATTAGGCTCTAGGAGGCGAAATTTATGTGGAAAGACCTTTATGCAGAGTTCACTGATTTAGATAAGAAAGACCAAATAGCTCTATTTGAGGCGATGAAAATAGATTTATACCTAGAAGACCCTAGTAAAATAACAGAACTACTTAACAGTATACGAGAAACTAGGTTTGCAGCAGGTATGGCCTGCGTTCATTGTGGTAGCACTTCAATCAAAAGAAATGGTAAGTATCGAGGTAGGCAAAGGTACTTATGTAAAGACTGTGATAAAACCTTTAACGACTTAACAAACACCCCTTTTTCAGGTTCTCATTATCCTTCAAAATGGGTGAAATACATAGAGCTTATGGTGGAGGGGCACACACTACCTAAAATTGCCCAACGTCTAGGAATACATATATCAACAGCTTTTTATTGGAGGCATAAGATACTTAATGCCTTATCCAGTTTAGGTTTTAATCAGTTAGATGGTATTGTTGAAAGTGATGAAACTTTCTTTCGTGAATCTTTAAAGGGTCGCAAGGTAACTGATAGAAAACCTAAAAAACGTGGCGAAAAAGATGAAAAAAGAGGTATTTCAAAGCAAAAAATTGCCGTTGTGGTAGCTCAAGATAGAAATGGGAGCCTGATAGCTAGAAAGGCTGGAACTGGTCGTGTTAAAGCCGAAGAAATTGATTTTGTGATAGGCGAATATATCAGCCCTACTGCTTTGCTATGCA comes from Alkalicella caledoniensis and encodes:
- a CDS encoding DEAD/DEAH box helicase, with protein sequence MYSKPLIVHIDGTIFLNNSMDPDGRLAQTLTEFTDLIKMPEGVYTFKLTSFSLWSAAAKGYVAAEVISFLKSYSHNKLGLYLEEKINYVMNQYRRLRLCESENYLALIAKDEKIIKDILSDKSISKLLVSKGIHNTLYFKMSDKIELKQLLFKIELYAIDETNKVGRSLDINFLRTTRSGKEFTLRDYQLEAAESYLDNNASVGGGGVVIMPPRSGKTCVGLKIVESLNMTTLIITENEVSSEKWKQEIVDKMDLSENSIELYKKEPHKVAPITITDYAYITSDRKAFDLLNSYEWGLVIFDDVHRLPAKTYIETANFESKHKLALAATLERSDNQGNMVYAVVGPKWYELLPQTLRTLGYLKSIECVEVKVPLSEKDKELYLYSEKNNLGNYKLREIAAFNAMKKEALNVLINPHKRTLIASFYKDLAKKISDEYNINYIGDESDLTTRLQVVEKFNKDEINSLIYTLLGVQFEFTNIDTLISVSYRQASTNEEYLRLGKLMEIDKCSEVAKFISIISTDTVEESDYRLRRKSLINYGFRFSIFDLADLQKGGVDS
- a CDS encoding metal-dependent hydrolase, which translates into the protein MKWSTHRAVGVVTYSGLVTHLYKPYSWGLSVILFTSAIIAYLSSTLPDIIDGGIKKDHRGYTHSFVWSVVVTAVASPFVYSICLLLGSLGIYYPITLHLFAFWIGYTSHFLADFFTKAVFGYIVAFRGKL
- a CDS encoding IS1595 family transposase; translated protein: MWKDLYAEFTDLDKKDQIALFEAMKIDLYLEDPSKITELLNSIRETRFAAGMACVHCGSTSIKRNGKYRGRQRYLCKDCDKTFNDLTNTPFSGSHYPSKWVKYIELMVEGHTLPKIAQRLGIHISTAFYWRHKILNALSSLGFNQLDGIVESDETFFRESLKGRKVTDRKPKKRGEKDEKRGISKQKIAVVVAQDRNGSLIARKAGTGRVKAEEIDFVIGEYISPTALLCTDTATNYKKFAKLKGLIHETVNENQKERVKKGLYHIQHVNNFHKRLKGWMERFQGVSTKYLDNYLYWFRWLELGKGLAFDIRTEQMLISACQKSNYTTVELLRGA